One genomic window of Clostridium taeniosporum includes the following:
- a CDS encoding DNA gyrase/topoisomerase IV subunit B encodes MELKNNNYDVTDLTSLEKLEPVRVRPGMYIGSTGTKGLHHCIWEILDNAIDEITNGYGDKVTIILNEDKSVTVYDNGRGIPTGIHPLKKKSGVEMVFTELHTGGKFDNKNYKTSGGLHGVGAAVVNALSKWVEVEVYQNKNIYRQRFEYAFDKELKKTMPGTPVSKLQVIGKTDKTGTKVTFKPDSEVFSSTDFKFDVIDSRLQELAFQNKGIRLELIDRRKDEEIQKEYYSENGLLDFINYLNESKTVIHDIPIIFEGERTVNNLQVQGEICIQFTDSSTEYIASYVNNIPTTEAGTHETGFKTGMTRAFKEGAKRLNLIKEKDKEFEGNDLREGMTAILRIKITNPIFEGQTKTKLGNNEAYTMMNDLVYTKLLEWIEDNKELATTLINNALESAKRREKIKKINDAEKKKVGVGTAPLAGKIAVCTLKDKSVNEFIVVEGDSAGGSAKQARDRRFQTIMPSKGKIMNTEKQKLENVLASEELRIFNAAIGTGTLENYKQDDMKYDKVIIMSDADVDGYHIRTLWMTYIYRYMRPLIANGHLYLAQPPLYKVYKVVKGKETIKYAYSDEELEKAKKEIGKGALIQRYKGLGEMNPEQLWETTLNPETRTLIQVTIEDAAKAEKMISLLMGDVVEPRKNYMYKYGEFN; translated from the coding sequence ATGGAGTTGAAAAATAATAATTATGATGTTACTGACCTAACATCTTTAGAAAAATTGGAGCCAGTAAGAGTTAGACCAGGTATGTATATAGGTTCTACAGGAACTAAGGGATTACATCATTGTATATGGGAAATATTGGATAATGCTATAGATGAAATTACAAATGGATATGGAGATAAAGTAACAATTATCTTAAATGAGGATAAAAGTGTTACAGTTTATGATAATGGTAGAGGTATACCAACAGGAATACATCCATTGAAGAAGAAATCAGGCGTAGAAATGGTGTTTACAGAATTGCATACTGGAGGGAAATTTGATAATAAAAATTATAAAACTTCAGGTGGACTTCATGGAGTTGGAGCAGCGGTTGTAAATGCTTTATCAAAATGGGTTGAAGTAGAGGTATATCAAAATAAAAATATTTATAGACAAAGATTTGAATATGCTTTTGATAAAGAATTGAAGAAAACTATGCCTGGTACACCAGTAAGTAAATTGCAGGTAATTGGTAAAACTGATAAAACTGGAACAAAGGTTACTTTTAAACCTGATTCAGAAGTATTTTCTTCTACAGATTTTAAATTTGATGTTATAGATAGTAGACTTCAAGAATTAGCATTCCAAAATAAAGGTATAAGGTTAGAACTTATAGATAGAAGAAAAGATGAAGAAATACAAAAAGAATATTATTCAGAAAATGGTCTTTTAGATTTTATAAATTATTTAAATGAAAGTAAGACAGTTATTCATGATATTCCAATTATATTTGAAGGAGAAAGAACCGTTAATAATCTTCAAGTGCAAGGTGAAATATGCATACAATTTACAGACTCATCAACAGAATATATAGCAAGTTATGTAAATAATATACCTACAACTGAAGCAGGAACTCATGAAACTGGATTTAAAACAGGAATGACAAGAGCTTTTAAAGAAGGAGCTAAGAGACTTAATTTAATAAAAGAAAAAGATAAAGAGTTTGAAGGTAATGATTTAAGAGAGGGTATGACAGCTATACTGAGAATTAAGATTACCAATCCTATTTTTGAAGGACAAACTAAGACTAAATTAGGAAATAATGAAGCATATACTATGATGAACGATTTGGTATATACAAAGTTATTAGAATGGATAGAAGATAACAAAGAATTAGCAACAACCCTTATTAATAATGCATTAGAGTCAGCAAAAAGAAGAGAGAAAATAAAGAAAATAAATGATGCAGAAAAGAAAAAAGTTGGAGTTGGAACAGCACCGTTAGCAGGTAAAATAGCAGTATGTACATTAAAAGATAAAAGTGTTAATGAATTTATAGTTGTTGAGGGAGATTCAGCAGGTGGATCAGCAAAGCAAGCTAGAGATAGAAGATTTCAAACTATAATGCCATCAAAAGGTAAAATAATGAATACTGAAAAACAAAAACTTGAAAATGTTCTAGCATCAGAAGAATTAAGAATATTTAATGCAGCAATTGGAACAGGAACATTAGAAAATTATAAACAAGATGATATGAAATATGATAAAGTTATAATAATGAGTGATGCCGATGTAGACGGATATCATATAAGAACATTATGGATGACTTATATTTATAGATATATGAGACCTTTGATTGCAAATGGACACTTATATTTAGCACAACCACCACTATACAAAGTCTATAAAGTTGTTAAAGGTAAAGAAACTATTAAATATGCTTATAGTGATGAAGAATTAGAAAAGGCTAAAAAAGAAATTGGTAAAGGAGCATTAATTCAAAGATATAAAGGACTTGGAGAAATGAATCCAGAACAATTATGGGAAACTACATTAAATCCAGAAACAAGAACTCTTATTCAAGTTACAATAGAAGATGCTGCTAAAGCAGAAAAGATGATTTCATTACTTATGGGTGATGTAGTAGAGCCTAGAAAGAATTATATGTACAAATACGGAGAATTCAATTAA
- the pepF gene encoding oligoendopeptidase F: MEELKKREEIQSKFKWEVEKIYKNIEEWEKDFHSLKNEAHSLKDFSGKLKSGENILNYLKLSEEISRKAEKLYIYAHLKSDEDTSNTTYQSLMNKIDIYMAEFASYTAYFVPEILSLEDGFIEKEIKRLDELKPYKFLFEDILKEKPHVLTKEMEELLAQVSDCLDAPSAIHNILTNADMTFGKIKNEDEKEVELTEGNYSSFIRSKDRTLRKRAFKQLFGEYEKLQNTLATSLTCSIKNFNFSSKIRKYNSALEASLNPNNIPLEVYKNAIKVINENLDSLHRYVKVKKKLLGLDEIHMYDLYVPVIETPKEKIEFDEGVKIVLDALKPLGDEYLNIFKSGIEDGWIDIYENKGKKGGAYSWGGYDTMPYVLLNYHNELGDVSTLAHEMGHSIHSYYSRKEQPYYYAGYTLFCAEVASTTNESILIHYLIDKEKDKNKKLYLINQELEQIRTTVFRQLMFAEFELYTHESLEKGIPLTAEDYNKKWHELNEKYFGPDMIVDKEIDFEWSRIPHFYSDFYVYQYATGYAAASAFSKAILDKKENAVEKYKGFLKSGGSDYPISILKTAGVDMTTDEPLKATIKRFNELLDMLDMIDV; the protein is encoded by the coding sequence ATGGAAGAATTAAAAAAGAGAGAAGAAATTCAATCTAAATTTAAATGGGAAGTAGAAAAGATATACAAAAACATTGAAGAATGGGAAAAAGATTTTCATAGTTTAAAAAATGAGGCACATAGCTTAAAAGACTTTTCTGGTAAGTTAAAGTCTGGAGAAAATATATTGAATTATTTAAAATTGAGTGAAGAAATTTCAAGAAAAGCAGAAAAGCTGTATATATATGCTCATTTAAAATCTGATGAAGATACATCTAATACAACATATCAAAGCCTTATGAATAAGATTGATATATATATGGCTGAATTTGCAAGTTACACAGCTTATTTTGTTCCAGAAATATTAAGCTTAGAAGATGGCTTTATTGAAAAAGAAATAAAAAGATTGGATGAATTAAAACCTTATAAATTTTTATTTGAAGATATATTAAAAGAAAAACCTCATGTGTTAACAAAAGAAATGGAAGAATTATTAGCTCAAGTTTCTGATTGTTTAGATGCACCATCAGCTATCCACAATATTCTAACAAATGCAGATATGACATTTGGAAAAATAAAAAATGAAGATGAAAAAGAAGTGGAATTAACAGAAGGAAATTATTCATCTTTTATAAGAAGTAAAGATAGAACTCTTAGAAAAAGAGCATTTAAACAATTATTTGGAGAATATGAAAAACTTCAAAATACATTAGCTACATCATTAACTTGTTCAATTAAAAACTTTAATTTTAGTAGCAAAATTAGAAAATATAACTCTGCCTTAGAAGCATCACTTAATCCTAATAATATACCTTTAGAAGTATATAAAAATGCTATAAAGGTTATAAATGAGAATTTAGATTCACTTCATAGATATGTAAAGGTAAAAAAGAAGCTTCTAGGATTAGATGAAATTCATATGTATGATTTATATGTTCCAGTTATTGAGACTCCTAAAGAAAAAATAGAGTTTGATGAAGGCGTAAAAATAGTATTAGATGCATTAAAACCACTAGGAGATGAATATTTAAATATATTTAAAAGTGGGATAGAAGATGGATGGATAGATATATATGAAAATAAGGGAAAAAAAGGTGGAGCATATTCATGGGGTGGATACGATACTATGCCTTATGTTTTATTAAATTACCATAATGAACTTGGAGATGTTTCTACATTAGCTCATGAAATGGGGCATTCAATTCATTCGTATTATTCAAGAAAAGAACAACCATATTATTATGCAGGATATACTTTGTTCTGTGCTGAGGTTGCATCTACTACTAATGAATCAATACTTATTCATTATTTAATAGATAAAGAAAAAGATAAAAATAAAAAACTTTATTTAATAAATCAAGAATTAGAGCAAATAAGAACTACTGTATTTAGACAATTGATGTTTGCTGAATTTGAATTATATACACATGAAAGTTTGGAGAAAGGAATACCTTTAACTGCTGAAGATTATAATAAAAAATGGCATGAATTAAATGAAAAATATTTTGGACCTGATATGATTGTAGATAAAGAAATAGATTTTGAATGGTCAAGAATTCCACATTTTTATTCAGATTTTTATGTTTATCAATATGCAACAGGTTATGCAGCAGCCTCTGCATTCTCTAAAGCAATTTTAGATAAAAAAGAAAATGCTGTTGAAAAATACAAGGGATTCTTAAAATCAGGAGGTAGTGATTATCCAATAAGCATTCTAAAAACTGCAGGTGTTGATATGACTACTGATGAACCATTAAAAGCAACAATTAAAAGATTTAATGAATTATTAGATATGTTAGATATGATTGATGTTTAA
- a CDS encoding glycosyltransferase family 2 protein, which produces MGKNIFTMTTTIFQIFVFVLTLYYMVLGFFGLVRKKEKKNYTPNKRFALLIAAHNEEVVIGKLIESMLNLNYPKEMYDVFVIADNCTDNTAKISKKYGVNVCERFNKDKRGKGYALEWMFDKLFKMDKKYDGVAIFDADNLVHKDFLKEINSKMNDGYKVVQGYIDSKNPSDSWIAASYSIAFWTQNRMFQLARENMGFSNQIGGTGFAIETETLKELGWGATCLTEDLEFTCKLVLNGEKVGWAHDAIIYDEKPLKLAQSWTQRKRWMQGFTDVASRYFWKLTKKSIKERKWYIFDCALYVLQPFITLMLAVSAILTLIQLDTTGHDIFVISQASNSAMWAVGIKVFALIQFIITPLVLAVERKVSKGFFAMTAVYSTNVFFIPYILELIKIHGLDATKNYGIALGVSIGFNVIFLLVVFLLLGKSNLILFFRFLLYGLYTLTWIPITIQGILNKNNKEWSHTKHIRNIEICDV; this is translated from the coding sequence ATGGGAAAAAATATTTTTACCATGACAACAACAATATTTCAAATATTTGTATTTGTATTAACTTTGTATTATATGGTGTTAGGTTTTTTTGGTCTTGTTAGAAAAAAAGAAAAGAAAAATTATACTCCAAATAAGAGATTTGCGTTATTAATTGCAGCACATAATGAAGAAGTGGTTATTGGTAAATTAATAGAAAGTATGTTAAATCTCAATTATCCCAAAGAAATGTATGATGTTTTTGTTATAGCAGATAATTGTACTGATAATACTGCAAAAATATCAAAGAAATATGGTGTTAATGTTTGTGAGAGATTTAATAAAGATAAAAGAGGTAAGGGATATGCCTTAGAGTGGATGTTTGATAAATTATTTAAGATGGATAAAAAATATGATGGAGTGGCTATATTTGATGCTGATAACTTAGTCCATAAAGATTTTTTAAAAGAAATCAATTCTAAAATGAATGATGGATATAAGGTTGTGCAAGGATATATTGATAGCAAAAATCCTTCAGATTCATGGATAGCAGCTTCATATTCAATAGCATTCTGGACTCAAAATAGAATGTTCCAATTAGCTAGAGAAAATATGGGTTTTTCAAATCAAATAGGTGGGACAGGATTTGCAATAGAAACTGAAACTTTAAAGGAGTTAGGTTGGGGAGCAACTTGTTTAACAGAAGATTTAGAATTTACTTGTAAACTTGTATTAAATGGAGAAAAAGTTGGTTGGGCTCATGATGCCATAATTTATGACGAAAAACCATTGAAATTAGCTCAATCATGGACTCAAAGAAAAAGATGGATGCAAGGTTTTACGGACGTAGCATCAAGATATTTTTGGAAGTTAACTAAAAAATCAATTAAAGAAAGAAAATGGTATATATTTGATTGTGCATTATATGTGCTTCAACCATTCATTACTTTAATGTTAGCTGTATCAGCAATTTTGACATTAATACAATTAGATACAACAGGACATGATATTTTTGTTATAAGTCAGGCTTCTAATAGTGCGATGTGGGCTGTAGGAATTAAAGTATTCGCTTTAATACAATTTATAATAACTCCATTAGTGTTGGCAGTTGAAAGAAAAGTATCCAAAGGATTTTTTGCTATGACTGCAGTATATTCAACTAATGTGTTCTTTATCCCTTATATTTTAGAACTAATAAAAATTCATGGATTAGATGCAACAAAAAATTATGGAATAGCATTAGGCGTTAGCATAGGATTTAACGTTATATTCTTATTGGTAGTATTCTTATTATTAGGAAAAAGTAATTTAATATTATTTTTTAGATTCTTATTATATGGATTATATACTTTAACTTGGATACCAATTACTATTCAAGGAATACTAAATAAGAATAATAAAGAGTGGAGTCATACTAAACACATTAGAAATATTGAAATATGTGATGTTTAA
- a CDS encoding DUF6762 family protein has translation MDFSSLVLIEKDSETGFIKKELGSFEVSGGGLFVKKFYVLNGIVHMYFDTNKNVEEWEYSAIYDLFNIERFTEKGYEVEEDLDEYNPTYILKFKYEDDYGYIKEKVQECIELIEEEMNNVWENIKDKKEEYI, from the coding sequence ATGGATTTTTCAAGTTTAGTTTTAATAGAGAAAGATAGTGAAACAGGATTTATAAAAAAAGAATTAGGAAGTTTTGAAGTAAGTGGAGGTGGATTGTTCGTAAAAAAATTCTATGTATTAAATGGAATAGTACATATGTATTTTGATACTAATAAAAATGTTGAGGAATGGGAATATTCAGCTATATATGATTTATTTAATATAGAAAGATTTACTGAAAAAGGTTATGAAGTAGAAGAAGACTTAGATGAATACAATCCAACATATATTTTAAAATTTAAATATGAAGATGATTATGGTTATATAAAAGAAAAAGTTCAAGAATGTATAGAATTAATAGAAGAAGAAATGAATAATGTATGGGAAAATATAAAAGATAAGAAAGAGGAATATATTTAA
- a CDS encoding metal ABC transporter ATP-binding protein, which translates to MIKIKDLSFSYTNKSELLLDKISIDIPTGIYLSVLGENGSCKSTFIKLVLGLLKPTSGSINLDFNKISYVPQRMDNFNSQFPITVKELLSIHSKTMGIKDFNEIDEVLKKVNMENFKNSLIGNLSGGQQQRVFIAKALLGNPDLIILDEPSTGVDEKSQKEIYPILKSLNENLNKTIISVEHNTDIALKYSTHILRVNNGILTLYTKKEFINYLEYEHHKSCAM; encoded by the coding sequence TTGATAAAAATTAAAGATTTATCATTTTCATATACAAATAAATCTGAACTTTTATTAGATAAAATTTCAATCGATATACCAACTGGCATTTATTTATCGGTGTTAGGAGAAAATGGTAGTTGTAAGAGTACATTTATAAAATTAGTACTTGGTTTACTAAAGCCTACATCAGGATCTATTAATTTAGATTTTAATAAAATTTCTTATGTACCTCAAAGAATGGATAATTTCAACTCCCAATTTCCTATTACAGTAAAAGAATTGTTATCAATTCATTCTAAAACTATGGGAATAAAAGATTTTAATGAAATAGATGAAGTATTAAAAAAAGTTAATATGGAAAATTTCAAAAATTCATTAATAGGAAATTTATCTGGTGGTCAACAACAAAGAGTTTTTATTGCTAAAGCATTACTAGGTAATCCTGATTTAATAATACTAGATGAACCATCTACTGGTGTTGATGAAAAAAGCCAAAAAGAAATTTATCCTATATTAAAAAGTTTAAACGAAAATTTAAATAAAACTATTATTTCTGTTGAACACAATACTGATATTGCATTAAAATATTCTACTCATATTTTAAGAGTTAATAATGGAATTCTTACTTTATATACTAAAAAAGAATTTATTAATTACCTTGAATATGAACATCATAAGTCTTGCGCAATGTAA
- a CDS encoding rhomboid family intramembrane serine protease, translated as MKNLEEKLFNFLIKNENFYIKEYYSKFYNKSNYIAIKDLGKANYCVLITNEEHEDVNIIETVGYLKTLGKDFGLNVIILSDGEYLGNREQSINKLVINRNNNNIISCDNSCEPLKNIIFRINKSSNIKSNKYLIKENSTLILIAINVIVFLLTAFVSESIFDININVLIEFGAKYNYLIYKGEIWRLIACAFLHGGLIHLIANMYALYILGPQVEKIFGVKRYLIIYFTSAITSSLLGVLLSEKTISVGASGAIFGLFGAMLVFSIKERHRVNKKYILNLVGVIVLNLVIGFNINNIDNLGHIGGLIGGIAISGVLIPGKRRC; from the coding sequence ATGAAAAATTTAGAAGAAAAATTATTTAATTTCTTAATAAAGAATGAAAATTTTTATATAAAAGAATATTATAGTAAGTTTTATAATAAATCAAATTATATTGCTATAAAAGATCTTGGAAAAGCCAATTATTGTGTTTTAATTACAAATGAAGAACATGAAGATGTAAATATTATAGAGACCGTAGGATATTTAAAAACATTAGGTAAAGATTTTGGGTTAAATGTAATAATACTTTCAGATGGAGAATATTTAGGGAATAGAGAGCAAAGTATAAATAAATTAGTTATAAATAGAAACAATAATAATATAATTTCTTGTGATAATTCATGTGAACCACTAAAAAATATAATATTTAGAATAAACAAAAGTTCTAACATTAAATCAAATAAATATTTAATAAAAGAAAATAGTACTTTAATTTTAATTGCTATAAATGTGATTGTATTTCTATTAACAGCTTTTGTCTCTGAAAGTATATTTGACATTAATATCAATGTATTAATAGAATTTGGAGCCAAGTATAATTATTTAATATATAAAGGAGAAATATGGAGACTCATAGCTTGTGCGTTTTTACATGGAGGATTAATACATTTAATAGCTAATATGTATGCATTATATATATTAGGGCCACAAGTAGAAAAAATTTTTGGCGTTAAGAGATATTTAATAATATATTTTACTTCAGCAATAACTTCAAGTTTATTAGGGGTATTATTAAGTGAGAAAACAATATCAGTAGGAGCATCAGGAGCAATTTTTGGACTTTTTGGAGCTATGTTAGTATTTAGCATAAAGGAAAGACATAGAGTTAATAAGAAATATATATTAAATTTAGTAGGAGTTATAGTTTTAAATTTAGTTATAGGATTTAATATTAATAATATAGATAATTTAGGACACATTGGAGGATTAATTGGAGGAATAGCTATTTCAGGGGTTTTAATACCAGGGAAAAGAAGGTGTTGA
- a CDS encoding metal ABC transporter permease: MFELNFMQNAFMAGIIVAILCPFIGLFIVLRRNSMIGDTLSHSSFAGVAIGLVFGTNPIITAFLFTSLCAIIIEFLRQYYKKYSELVMSIVLTLSLGIAIILVSSGKAVAKVDSFLFGSILTVTRSDIFLIALIGAICIILLLTIYNKLIYVTFDESGAKTVGINVKLINYIFTLLVGATISLSIQIMGILVVSSIMVVPVATSMQLKKGFNKTLIFSIIFGLIDVILGLILSYYLNSAPGGTIALTSVILLILTLIFTTKKHH; encoded by the coding sequence ATGTTTGAATTAAATTTTATGCAAAATGCATTTATGGCTGGAATAATAGTGGCTATACTTTGTCCATTCATTGGACTATTTATTGTTCTTAGAAGAAATTCCATGATTGGAGATACATTATCACATTCATCTTTTGCAGGAGTAGCTATTGGTCTTGTATTTGGAACAAATCCAATAATTACTGCTTTTTTATTTACATCACTTTGTGCTATAATCATAGAATTTTTAAGGCAATATTATAAAAAATATTCTGAATTAGTTATGTCTATTGTACTAACATTAAGCTTAGGTATTGCAATTATATTAGTTAGTAGTGGTAAAGCAGTTGCTAAAGTAGATTCTTTTCTATTTGGTAGTATATTAACAGTAACAAGATCTGATATTTTCTTAATTGCATTAATTGGTGCTATTTGTATAATACTTCTACTTACAATTTATAATAAATTGATATATGTAACATTTGATGAAAGTGGTGCTAAAACAGTAGGAATAAATGTTAAGCTAATAAATTATATATTTACACTGTTAGTTGGAGCAACTATATCTCTTTCAATTCAAATAATGGGTATTTTGGTTGTATCATCAATAATGGTAGTTCCTGTGGCTACTTCTATGCAATTAAAAAAAGGTTTTAATAAGACATTAATTTTTTCTATAATATTTGGATTAATAGATGTTATATTAGGATTAATTTTATCTTATTATCTAAATAGTGCTCCTGGAGGAACAATAGCTTTAACTTCAGTTATATTATTAATATTAACTTTAATTTTTACAACTAAAAAACATCATTAA
- the gdhA gene encoding NADP-specific glutamate dehydrogenase, translating to MEAKARAYVNDILKRVKEVNNGEIEFIDAVTEVLNSLVPVFEKHPEFIDAALLERIVEPDRQIIFRVPWMNDNGEVKVNRGFRVQFNNAIGPYKGGLRFHPSVNLSIIKFLGFEQIFKNSLTGLPIGGGKGGSDFDPKGKTNNEIMRFCQSFMAELNMHIGPNIDVPAGDIGVGAREIGYLYGYYKKLRNASEQGVLTGKGLTFGGSLARTEATGYGLVYFTDEMLKDNNISFKGKKVVISGSGNVAIYAAQKAIELGAKVIALSDSNGYIYDETGINLGAIKEIKEVNRGRIKDYLNYVPSAKYEEGCREIWKIKCDVALPCATQGEINSESAKILVNNGVKAVAEGANMPSTLEAIDIFQNNNVLFAPAKASNAGGVACSALEMSQNSLRLSWTFKEVDEKLKNIMKEIYNNAKNSAKQFGNPGNIVMGANIAGFMKVAEAMMYQGII from the coding sequence ATGGAAGCAAAAGCAAGAGCGTATGTTAATGATATATTAAAAAGGGTTAAAGAGGTTAATAATGGGGAAATAGAATTTATAGATGCTGTTACAGAAGTATTAAATTCTTTAGTACCAGTATTTGAAAAACATCCAGAATTTATAGATGCTGCTTTACTTGAAAGGATAGTTGAGCCAGATAGACAAATTATTTTTAGAGTACCTTGGATGAATGATAATGGGGAAGTGAAAGTTAATAGGGGATTTAGGGTACAATTTAATAATGCAATAGGACCATATAAAGGTGGATTGAGATTTCATCCATCAGTAAACTTAAGTATAATAAAATTTTTAGGATTTGAACAAATATTTAAGAATTCTTTAACTGGTTTACCTATTGGTGGAGGAAAAGGTGGTTCAGATTTTGACCCAAAAGGAAAAACAAACAATGAAATAATGAGATTTTGTCAAAGTTTTATGGCTGAGTTAAATATGCATATTGGACCGAATATAGATGTTCCAGCAGGAGATATTGGAGTAGGCGCCAGAGAAATAGGCTATCTTTATGGATATTATAAAAAATTAAGAAATGCTAGTGAGCAAGGAGTTTTGACGGGAAAAGGATTGACTTTTGGTGGAAGTTTAGCTAGAACAGAGGCTACAGGATATGGATTAGTTTATTTTACTGATGAAATGTTAAAAGATAATAACATTTCATTTAAAGGAAAAAAAGTGGTGATTTCAGGATCAGGAAATGTAGCTATTTATGCAGCTCAAAAAGCCATAGAATTAGGAGCAAAAGTTATAGCATTAAGTGATTCTAATGGATATATATATGATGAAACTGGAATAAATTTAGGAGCTATAAAAGAAATTAAAGAAGTTAATAGAGGAAGAATAAAGGATTATTTAAATTATGTACCAAGTGCTAAGTATGAAGAAGGATGCAGAGAAATATGGAAAATTAAATGTGATGTAGCATTACCTTGTGCAACTCAAGGAGAAATAAATTCAGAAAGTGCAAAAATATTAGTAAATAATGGAGTTAAAGCTGTGGCAGAAGGTGCTAATATGCCATCGACTTTAGAAGCCATAGATATATTTCAAAACAATAATGTATTATTTGCACCTGCAAAAGCATCAAATGCTGGTGGCGTAGCTTGTTCTGCACTTGAAATGTCTCAAAATAGTTTAAGATTATCATGGACATTTAAAGAAGTTGATGAAAAACTTAAAAATATAATGAAAGAGATATATAATAATGCTAAAAATTCAGCTAAACAATTTGGAAACCCAGGAAATATTGTAATGGGAGCTAATATAGCAGGATTTATGAAAGTTGCAGAGGCTATGATGTATCAAGGGATTATTTAA